From a region of the Cherax quadricarinatus isolate ZL_2023a chromosome 77, ASM3850222v1, whole genome shotgun sequence genome:
- the LOC128702020 gene encoding serine-rich adhesin for platelets-like, which produces MLPSGQHHGHHNASSPPGNSSRRQFEDFDHISKIGRRESYDKKSVTSMTPFTENGNFNKLEKMEKHNRKLKVKQRRSSSKSITSRKEFNDLCSSSNVGRSGSNESVVLTPEPDEDEAGRLQPLSSWKSVQVNLNEEFKMSQKAKLEHQHQERSLSSWKSYSALQSYQNNDDNDVPKRRQPRHLSPSPEVRKSVSFEIPQFGEVMRYPPEEQTKAQKEYHKSKDNGNEKKKTVMKGLSQKPQRSEDKEQKLPTVKKTRSSPLPFLRKKKSDPGTFHKRELTETSSLSSVPFLRKKKFDFDAKSSIKSGGSHLSEHLGKLSNLKANLHMLRSHKVGEPRLTGFTKDCSEFPQLKTCSGDGDSHSITSVTSIESSASATNKIRHTKFGKRWVYEIPDTSYDFRVRSPTKIKSKGPLRAFRNIMGMQSKSVIDLSALEKASSSGLSRSYDDILKENNYPTQEEFLVDPRILTLSHEGIEPGDFDDDADYYRSLCRLHRNSLLGNTTSVTGKISTSKSSSEEQAKEENKDKRISMSSDEQDKQEEERKDKKNRNSDNSDEDERKDINFSQSHGKVSRTSSVHDIILKYEGMEQFKSHNTPASDDKSPRSSKSQYVEKSLNNEEISGAASTPCLKQNEAQFSADATSHYEKDTGDLNEDDSTDWETSVPSKDCKSSKKKHLAGPRFSPNNSPVKANNEDERHNTDRFAKEEYFEKGTLGECIAKCDARKENRVEEELQRQDEHSIIECGLQTHVNWKENEKQLVSTHYKSDLKKQETTVLGAKRCSNVEKTLAFKDEDILGKRMHNDERKMQEYEGESSIEKRGNVKKIQKGEGKTIVKTSITVCERLYDNSISDSLNDPETNLSPTVPQVIVTTDTDSKAKETGGVADVFVYDTQTVSRKISDSRTSESTDSRKQSTSRNSMHEESPEHSTIQQSLSASSTDDSGFFSSLHRLVMKNNSVSSNEEQPSLKQRIVKKLSSVSSFEDREITDETLGKVPRKPSGKKKTPPKRPPPPKLVFDKFNSYNQYLTVDTAPVPQTPPPPPPKPPRLFQILSGYRRPADSSSQTEAQNYRRFSLVDSDLDMIRSGRPTEESIDELDHQDSATDAETDGDDTYKKFPLVENSDDESLLDYPLSPEPEDIFSFSASKVIPDSPLALTAQNSFDSKEDDSSGNEDSAASPHPLVNDDTCLEAERTQESPLHLHNGPPDSDDKTRDGMNSEAENNTELDTPFPFYDNNLVEKIVSPVSEYDNFGSGQWLWSLGRDEQYAETNNECKNTNIKKPLALTSGKKEARERNPQDSPKTLSDIEMRQNSVPTNNSSNIEPKLHDVQLQQNAAVTVEAIRTTDSGAIKGESRATDATVETNWDTSSSDIEVRTTDAAHGKMQSDDESSEPTMLVENKDLNENLIPVLLSQTQSRDDTPASKQAKHMESKLKGLKIKKIVADTGKLTDENSTSTKKEEEILVETKTDSIYSDFKVHGLQYKDSGNTAMFSLQKEKNFTEENKSGIVYDGKRIFKTRKEATLNVKNKVLPEEAVSRLLKKSRGVEAVTTDIKTNITELQQENQVSSCRETNFCLRESPSQDAVNRSSSSTPSPTPVPAPRISKDLRPVPTPRTSKPSSTSSSRPTSAMSTTSDRPLLAMFFEKLLDSHNHGETRRISMSVEKLSPRESLLSQDENTLSKSEGYITKKEQSETKYCAYEDVNVSDVREWKLKTSLDSSTFSDSVSICDSYKSEANMNLQPEYSPVASRRCLSENELVRIPGSAEPSPSLKNSTQARPHPRPRPSLTRSKAIILSSDEEDTHESGTLIMEQEPRRSGCRRLWVRRGSDSLLSGSQEAPLPEEDPIGLLKEAGYSGDTEDDEEVSGCIRLVKENFPYVYSESYTSVNVYTLRNSLPGYIGNLIYDSVNTLSGFYMHLKVKKEYDSLYVGSLEPNLPNKRGPPA; this is translated from the exons ATGCTACCTTCAGGCCAGCATCACGGGCATCACAACGCTTCCTCGCCACCCGGAAACTCCTCAAGACGACAATTCGAAGACTTTGATCATATATCTAAGATCGGGAGAAGAGAGTCTTATGATAAGAAAAGCGTAACTTCGATGACGCCTTTCACGGAAAACGGGAATTTCAACAAACTTGAGAAGATGGAGAAGCATAACAGGAAACTGAAGGTTAAGCAGAGGAGGTCCTCCTCGAAGTCAATAACAAGTCGGAAGGAATTCAACGACTTGTGCTCTTCCTCAAACGTAGGACGCAGTGGCAGCAATGAGAGTGTTGTGTTGACTCCAGAGCCTGATGAAGACGAAGCTGGCAGACTGCAGCCTCTCTCTTCCTGGAAGAGTGTGCAGGTGAATCTGAATGAGGAATTCAAGATGTCACAAAAGGCTAAACTTGAGCATCAGCACCAAGAACGATCATTATCGTCATGGAAAAGTTATTCTGCCTTGCAGTCGTACCAGaacaatgatgataatgatgtgccGAAGCGTAGGCAACCCAGACATCTATCTCCCTCACCTGAAGTAAGAAAATCAGTGAGTTTTGAAATCCCACAATTCGGTGAAGTAATGAGATATCCTCCAGAAGAACAAACTAAAGCTCAGAAAGAATATCATAAATCAAAAGACAATGGCAATGAGAAGAAAAAAACTGTGATGAAAGGACTGAGCCAAAAACCTCAGAGGTCAGAAGATAAAGAACAAAAATTACCAACGGTAAAGAAAACACGAAGCTCGCCTCTTCCATTTCTTCGAAAGAAAAAATCTGACCCTGGAACATTTCACAAGAGAGAGTTAACAGAGACATCATCTTTATCTTCTGTTCCATTTTTGAGAAAGAAAAAATTCGATTTTGACGCCAAATCATCTATTAAATCTGGAGGAAGTCACCTCTCTGAGCACTTGGGAAAACTCAGCAATCTTAAAGCTAACTTGCACATGCTTCGCAGTCATAAAGTTGGTGAACCCAGGTTAACAGGTTTCACGAAAGACTGCAGTGAGTTCCCTCAGCTAAAGACCTGTTCAGGAGATGGCGATTCTCAttccatcaccagtgttacaagtatCGAGTCATCGGCTTCGGCAACCAATAAAATCCGACACACGAAATTTGGCAAAAGATGGGTTTATGAAATCCCTGATACATCTTACGACTTTAGAGTTCGCTCTCCCACCAAGATCAAATCCAAAGGCCCATTGAGAGCTTTTAGAAATATAATGGGTATGCAGTCGAAAAGTGTAATAGATCTAAGTGCCTTAGAGAAAGCAAGTTCGAGCGGTCTCTCGAGAAGTTATGATGATATCTTGAAAGAGAATAATTACCCAACTCAGGAAGAATTCCTGGTGGACCCCAGGATACTGACTCTAAGCCACGAAGGCATCGAACCAGGCGACTTCGATGATGACGCAGACTATTATCGAAGCTTGTGTAGACTACACAGAAACTCGCTCTTAGGGAACACCACGAGCGTTACAGGAAAAATATCTACTTCCAAGAGCTCTTCGGAGGAACAAGCTAAAGAAGAAAATAAAGACAAGAGAATAAGCATGTCTTCAGACGAGCAAGACAAGCAGGAAGAGGAAAGAAAagacaaaaaaaatagaaattcAGATAACAGCGATGAAGATGAAAGAAAAGACATCAACTTTTCTCAGTCGCATGGTAAAGTATCCAGAACAAGTTCTGTTCACGACATAATTTTGAAATATGAGGGAATGGAACAATTCAAGAGTCACAACACACCAGCCTCAGACGACAAATCTCCACGTTCCAGTAAATCACAATACGTCGAAAAGTCTCTCAATAATGAGGAAATCTCTGGCGCAGCATCCACTCCCTGCCTGAAGCAAAACGAGGCACAGTTCTCTGCTGATGCCACTTCACATTATGAGAAAGATACAGGTGATCTGAACGAGGACGACAGTAcagactgggagacttcagtgccGTCTAAAGACTGCAAGTCCAGTAAGAAGAAACATCTGGCTGGTCCCAGGTTCTCTCCTAATAACTCGCCAGTAAAAGCTAACAACGAAGACGAAAGACACAACACTGATAGATTTGCGAAGGAAGAATATTTTGAGAAGGGAACCTTAGGGGAATGCATTGCAAAATGCGACGCAAGGAAAGAAAATAGGGTAGAAGAGGAACTACAAAGGCAGGATGAACACAGTATCATTGAGTGCGGATTACAAACACACGTTAATTGGAAAGAAAACGAGAAGCAACTTGTCTCGACACATTACAAAAGTGATTTAAAAAAACAAGAAACTACTGTTTTAGGAGCAAAACGATGTTCGAACGTAGAGAAGACACTAGCATTCAAAGACGAAGATATCTTAGGCAAAAGAATGCACAATGATGAACGAAAAATGCAAGAATATGAAGGAGAATCAAGCATAGAGAAAAGaggaaatgtaaaaaaaatacagaaggGTGAAGGAAAAACAATTGTAAAAACAAGTATTACGGTATGTGAGAGACTATATGATAATTCCATCAGTGATTCGCTGAATGATCCTGAAACCAACCTCTCACCAACTGTCCCTCAAGTGATCGTCACAACAGATACTGACAGCAAAGCGAAGGAGACTGGAGGTGTTGCTGATGTCTTCGTATACGACACTCAAACAGTGTCAAGGAAAATTTCTGATTCAAGAACATCAGAGAGCACAGACTCAAGAAAACAAAGCACATCACGGAATAGTATGCACGAAGAATCTCCTGAACATTCAACTATACAGCAGTCACTCAGTGCAAGCTCAACTGATGACAGTGGATTTTTTTCTTCTCTTCACCGTCTCGTGATGAAGAACAACAGTGTGAGTTCCAACGAGGAGCAGCCCAGCTTGAAACAGAGGATCGTAAAGAAGCTGTCAAGCGTCAGTTCCTTTGAGGATCGTGAAATCACCGACGAGACTCTTGGAAAAGTCCCTCGTAAACCTTCTGGCAAAAAGAAAACTCCACCCAAGAGGCCACCTCCACCCAAACTTGTCTTCGACAAGTTCAACAGCTACAACCAATACTTAACCGTTGACACTGCACCAGTGCCCCagacgccgccgccgccgccacctaaGCCCCCAAGGTTATTCCAGATTCTCTCTGGGTACAGGAGACCAGCTGACTCGAGCTCTCAGACGGAGGCTCAGAATTATCGACGGTTCTCCCTTGTTGATAGCGACTTGGATATGATTCGCTCAGGACGCCCGACTGAGGAAAGCATCGATGAGCTGGACCATCAAGATTCCGCTACAGATGCTGAGACTGACGGTGACGACACTTACAAAAAATTTCCACTTGTCGAAAACAGCGACGATGAATCCCTCTTAGACTATCCACTCTCTCCGGAACCAGAGGATATATTTTCTTTCAGCGCTTCTAAAGTAATCCCAGATTCTCCCCTTGCTTTGACTGCGCAGAATTCTTTCGATTCCAAAGAGGATGATTCAAGTGGTAATGAAGACTCGGCAGCATCTCCACACCCACTTGTTAATGATGACACTTGCCTGGAAGCAGAGAGAACCCAAGAATCTCCACTGCATCTGCACAACGGACCTCCTGATTCTGACGACAAAACCCGAGATGGTATGAACTCTGAAGCTGAAAATAACACCGAACTTGACACGCCTTTCCCATTTTACGATAACAATTTGGTGGAGAAAATAGTATCGCCTGTGAGTGAATATGATAATTTTGGCAGCGGGCAGTGGCTGTGGTCTTTAGGAAGAGACGAGCAATACGCTGAAACAAATAATGAATGCAAAAATACTAATATAAAGAAACCTCTTGCCTTAACTAGTGGAAAgaaagaggcaagagagagaaacCCACAAGATTCTCCAAAAACGTTATCTGATATCGAAATGAGACAAAACTCAGTACCAACAAACAATAGCTCAAACATTGAACCTAAATTACATGATGTACAGCTGCAACAAAACGCGGCAGTTACAGTGGAAGCAATTCGGACCACTGATTCTGGGGCTATAAAAGGAGAGTCGAGAGCAACTGATGCAACAGTGGAAACAAACTGGGACACTAGTTCTAGTGATATAGAAGTTAGAACAACTGACGCAGCGCACGGAAAAATGCAATCTGACGATGAGAGCTCAGAACCTACGATGCTTGTAGAAAACAAGGACCTCAATGAAAACTTAATCCCCGTCTTGTTGAGCCAAACTCAGAGTAGAGATGATACACCTGCGAGCAAACAAGCTAAACATATGGAAAGcaaactaaaagggttaaaaattAAGAAAATCGTTGCTGACACTGGTAAATTAACAGATGAAAATTCAACTTCCactaagaaggaagaagagatatTAGTAGAGACGAAAACTGATTCCATCTATTCTGACTTTAAGGTTCATGGTTTACAATATAAAGACTCAGGTAACACAGCCATGTTCAGTTTGCAAAAAGAAAAGAACTTCACAGAAGAAAATAAAAGTGGCATCGTTTATGATGGTAAACGTATATTCAAAACAAGAAAAGAAGCTACATTAAATGTTAAAAACAAAGTGTTACCTGAAGAAGCCGTTTCCCGATTGCTGAAGAAATCTCGGGGCGTCGAAGCAGTGACTACAGACATAAAAACTAACATCACTGAACTTCAACAGGAAAACCAAGTAAGTTCATGTAGAGAGACAAACTTTTGTCTTAGGGAATCACCAAGCCAGGACGCAGTGAACAGAAGTTCTAGTAGTACGCCGTCTCCAACACCAGTTCCAGCTCCTAGAATATCTAAAGACTTACGACCTGTACCGACGCCAAGAACTTCAAAGCCATCGTCAACCTCTTCTTCCAGGCCAACTTCTGCCATGTCGACAACTTCGGATCGCCCTCTCTTGGCAATGTTCTTTGAGAAGTTATTGGACAGCCACAATCATGGGGAGACTAGGAGAATCTCCATGTCTGTAGAAAAGTTGTCTCCTCGTGAGTCCTTATTGTCCCAGGATGAAAACACTCTCTCAAAATCAGAAGGTTATATAACGAAGAAAGAACAAAGTGAAACAAAATACTGTGCATATGAGGATGTAAACGTTAGCGACGTGAGAGAGTGGAAGCTGAAAACGTCTCTCGATTCTTCCACGTTTAGCGATAGTGTTTCCATATGTGATTCCTACAAGAGTGAAGCGAACATGAATCTACAACCCGAGTACTCCCCGGTAGCGTCCCGTCGCTGTCTTTCGGAGAATGAGCTCGTGAGGATTCCTGGCAGTGCAGAACCATCACCTTCGTTGAAAAATAGTACCCAGgcacgcccacacccacgcccacgcccatcCCTAACCCGGAGCAAAGCTATAATTTTGTCCAGCGATGAAGAGGATACTCATGAGAGTGGAACACTAATAATGGAACAAGAACCTCGACGCTCAGGTTGCAGACGACTCTGGGTTCGTCGAGGGTCAGATTCCCTGTTATCAGGCTCACAGGAGGCACCTCTACCTGAAGAAGACCCAATAGGACTCCTGAAGGAGGCTGGATACTCTGGGGATACAGAGGACGACGAAGAGGTAAGTGGATGCATAAGACTTGTTAAAGAAAACTTTCCGTATGTATACAGTGAAAGCTATACATCTGTTAATGTGTATACATTAAGAAATTCACTT cCTGGCTATATTGGTAACTTAATATACGATAGTGTAAAcacgttatcaggcttttatatgcatttgaaagtgaagaaAGAATATGATTCACTTTACGtcggtagcctagaacctaacctgccgaataagcggggccctcctgcaTAA